One part of the Pecten maximus chromosome 9, xPecMax1.1, whole genome shotgun sequence genome encodes these proteins:
- the LOC117334836 gene encoding NXPE family member 1-like, which produces MAGPPLAFTISCSYEITEFHLIPSCSHHHKLQFRRCNHRFRPPGLFAAWNKGRLIKDESAIYKERLCFPENLRLNNNTNVHLPFQPIDWQRFIFNRRTYPVVFRHGHLTNTSLDIQESDYAASVSKTVLSSYDFYLSIKNLNPMDLRRIASNDSSVQTLTVNKTTYSLGEDIKVEIILFDGYGKQLTRGGDILRIWLKCKTKNASVNGYVVDHKNGSYTGHVLALWTGNCIIKVSIAATREHIAIVLNCIENHGLMHDMDAGFKNGETVEQTTCSVKPNIFGSKDVCNFTEENYGLHWFCAKPKNRTLNCKDWKFTKGHQTDNLSNSERTIARVHKHMMLKQSPAITVTGAEDYVPSRDVPCYKRPNIETWNEESPVGFYYNGKWHQRGCKNTFTPSKISYEKCLRDQYLFLIGDSNIRIWFDHIQKMINMVIPENKKGQTKTRWFSLRNAVRQDLNFTMLWAVHELPFYTEENSPREMIKSVAWYIDRIPYKKKATIVLHYMMHFARTTPSEFREHIRDAKFAIGRLFKRMPEARVFVKGPHSATIIKLLNPLDFIRRMHEQLFYEEFMEFHDKITYLNQWDMTTCIENVNVHPDPSTIDHMIHKFMSYLCEA; this is translated from the exons ATGGCTGGGCCACCTCTTGCATTTACCATATCCTGCTCTTATGAAATCACCGAGTTCCATCTCATCCCAAGTTGTTCCCACCACCATAAGCTACAGTTCCGCCGTTGCAATCATAGATTCCGACCACCTGGCCTATTTGCGGCATGGAATAAGGGACGCTTAATAAAAGACGAGTCAGCTATATATAAGGAACGACTGTGTTTCCCTGAAAACTTAAGGTTGAA TAACAACACTAACGTTCATCTGCCATTCCAACCCATTGATTGGCAACGATTTATTTTCAACAGAAGAACCTATCCTGTAGTGTTTCGTCATGGACACCTCACAAATACATCACTGGACATCCAAGAATCGGATTATGCTGCCTCCGTATCAAAAACTGTTTTATCATCTTATGATTTCTACCTGTCTATCAAAAACTTAAACCCTATGGATTTGAGACGCATTGCAAGTAATGATTCTTCCGTTCAAACTCTGACTGTGAACAAGACAACGTATTCGCTGGGAGAGGATATAAAAGTAGAGATTATTCTTTTTGACGGATATGGGAAACAGCTCACACGAGGGGGAGATATCCTCCGTATTTGGCTAAAATGTAAAACCAAGAACGCTAGTGTAAATGGCTATGTTGTCGATCACAAAAATGGATCGTATACAGGCCACGTGTTGGCTTTATGGACAGGTAATTGTATCATTAAAGTGTCTATAGCAGCAACTAGAGAGCACATTGCCATTGTTCTTAATTGCATTGAAAACCATGGATTAATGCATGATATGGACGCCGGCTTTAAAAACGGTGAAACTGTAGAACAAACCACATGCAGTGTGAAACCAAACATATTTGGGTCGAAAGATGTGTGTAATTTTACAGAAGAAAACTACGGACTGCACTGGTTTTGTGCTAAACCCAAAAATCGTACACTAAATTGCAAGGACTGGAAGTTTACTAAAGGCCATCAAACCGACAATTTAAGTAATTCTGAGAGAACTATTGCCAG GGTCCACAAGCATATGATGTTGAAGCAAAGCCCCGCCATAACGGTAACCGGAG CGGAAGATTATGTTCCTTCTCGAGATGTACCGTGCTACAAAAGACCTAACATTGAGACATGGAATGAAGAATCCCCTGTCGGATTTTACTACAATGGCAAATGGCACCAGAGAGGGTGTAAAAACACGTTCACACCTTCCAAGATTTCATATGAGAAGTGCTTACGTGATCAATACCTATTTCTAATAGGTGATTCAAATATCCGTATCTGGTTTGATCACATACAGAAAATGATTAATATGGTGATACCGGAAAACAAAAAGGGACAAACAAAAACGCGATGGTTCAGCTTAAGGAATGCTGTACGTCAAGATTTAAATTTTACGATGTTGTGGGCTGTTCATGAGCTGCCTTTCTATACAGAAGAAAATTCACCAAGGGAAATGATTAAGTCTGTTGCTTGGTACATAGATCGGATTCCTTACAAGAAAAAGGCTACCATTGTTCTACATTATATGATGCATTTCGCAAGAACTACGCCATCTGAATTTCGCGAACATATTCGAGACGCCAAATTTGCGATTGGTAGATTGTTTAAGCGTATGCCGGAAGCAAGAGTATTTGTGAAAGGTCCACACTCTGCAACAATTATAAAGCTGCTAAACCCGCTGGATTTTATTAGAAGAATGCATGAACAGTTATTCTATGAAGAGTTCATGGAGTTTCATGACAAGATTACTTATTTGAACCAGTGGGATATGACAACATGTATCGAAAATGTCAACGTCCATCCTGATCCGTCAACCATTGACCACATGATTCATAAATTTATGTCTTATTTGTGTGAAGCTTAG
- the LOC117334837 gene encoding uncharacterized protein F54H12.2-like, with amino-acid sequence MGRLHSDLFAQERYLVNNVNMKITLTRSKDVFCLMGEDKEFKVVIKDIYLNVRKVRLSPSVRLDHAKALEISPAKYPIRRIAMKVFSVPRGNHNFVKDNLFLGQMPKRLVIGCVDSDAYSGLITKNPFHFKDFDINFVVLNVDGKQVPTKPLQPNFTQKHYVKSYMGLCNTTGKTFRDEGNNISKDEYGTGFTLFGFDLTPDLSEVGTFHLIKKGNLSLEVHFGTTLPNTINVVVYAEFDNIIEIDRNRQILFDYSA; translated from the coding sequence ATGGGAAGACTCCATTCTGACCTTTTTGCTCAGGAAAGATATCTTGTCAATAATGTGAACATGAAAATAACGTTAACCAGAAGTAAAGATGTTTTCTGTTTGATGGGAGAAGACAAAGAATTCAAAGTTGTCATCAAGGACATCTATCTAAACGTGAGAAAAGTTAGACTGAGTCCATCAGTTAGACTAGACCATGCAAAAGCCTTGGAAATATCACCTGCCAAATATCCAATCAGAAGAATTGCAATGAAAGTTTTTTCTGTTCCAagaggaaatcacaattttgtaaAGGATAATCTGTTTCTAGGACAAATGCCTAAGAGATTGGTCATTGGATGTGTAGACAGTGATGCCTATAGTGGACTCATCACCAAGAatccttttcattttaaagattttgatattaattttgttgtccTGAACGTGGATGGCAAACAAGTCCCCACCAAGCCTTTGCAGCCAAATTTCACTCAGAAACATTACGTAAAAAGCTACATGGGTCTGTGTAACACTACCGGCAAAACGTTTCGTGACGAGGGTAATAACATCTCAAAGGATGAATATGGCACTGGTTTTACCCTGTTTGGATTTGATCTGACACCTGACCTTTCAGAAGTGGGCACATTTCACCTTATAAAAAAGGGAAACTTGTCTTTGGAAGTGCATTTCGGAACAACCCTACCCAATACCATCAACGTTGTGGTGTATGCTGAATTTGACAACATCATAGAAATAGATCGTAACAGGCAAATTCTATTTGATTATAGTGCATGA